The nucleotide sequence CATGTAGAGATAAACAACTACACTgttcacatttacacacagacccttcttgctgtgaagtgATGGCGCTAACTGCTGCACTGCTGAGTGTGTGAGATGAGACACACCATGACTAAAAAAGACCATGACACAGTTATGCTTGTCAgtttgtaattaaaaaaactggttataataaattaaaagtgaaacATCGTATGGCAAAGCAGCAAAGGAaacgacagcccccccccccagactcagtgctgtgttttcctgtgtggcTCACTGATTGTCTACTCTCCACGCTGTTACTCAAGGGCAGATCCTGTTCTATGCATAATAATGCAACGAATGATGGCGTCAAATCAGAAATAAAGAGTGCACTTAAGATCGGCTGCTCCAGATACGACTGTGAAAAAGGGAAGAGCTGGTCACACCCTTAGAGTACTCAACATTAAACAATCGCACAGGACACAACCTGCATCAATGAATTCAGGACTGTTACATTTCATTGTGTCTACACACATAGTCACACTTACATGCATACAAACCATGATATGTTAACTGAGCAGGATTGGCCAACTTGGCACTTGTCTAGGTCCTCCACTGGTGACCTGTTCGGTGACTAACTGCACACAAGCCAAAAACTGATGACATGCAGGGACTTGGCACACAGCCTGTCCATATAAGGGCAACATCAACGTGTCAAGAAATCATCTTATTCTGAAAAGGTGGTTtggtcctccagctgcaggggAAAccacgcggcggcggcggacggCGACGACACGTTTGactgtctgagatgctccttgAATGTCATCAGGTTTCACAAAGAACAACTGGGAAATCTACATGGATGCAGGGATGGTCCAGCTTTAGAATTCCCTGAAATGAAATAAGCAAATACAATTATCAAGATTCATATTCAAACAAGTGATGTTGGGCAAAGCCATGGCGTGGAGATTCTAATTTCCTTGCCTGAGGCGTTAGGTTTTTATGAATCCTCTTCAGCTTGGCTTTTTTCCGGCCATTTTTAGTCACAATTGTCTCTTCATAGAACTCATGGGCCAAGTCGCCATCTTCATCGAAGTATAAAGAGCTGCAATGCCAAAACATTCACTAAACCAACATTACAGGCTGTTCCATATACAGTAATGGAGTTGTGACTCAACATTATTACTATAAGATGCAtgacaaatataaatgtttaatgaaTATCAAAACAATATTTCTGCACATactacatttcattttttaaaacaatgatGGCAAAGGGAAAGGATAGCTCAGTAAATAAGTGGGAAGCTATAAGATCACATCAGGTAAGTTGCAGCAACAAAGCACAAAAACATGGATAATGATGATAGAGCAGATGTATCGCCATGAAAGTAAAGTACTGACAAAAGTATGCAGTTATATTTACCTCTGTCGAGTAAACACAAACGGCGTTGCGCTTGGGAAACTTCGACCTCTTTCCAGGGTCTGCTCAACCCCATCTTTGGTCGGATCGTCTGTGCTGCCTGAGCCAGAAAAAGGCCAAAACCCTCTGGTTTTGGAGCCGCTGCCACCCAtcttcagctgcagctcattATCTTCCTGGGTTACAGGAGTGCTAGTAGAGCTGCAGTTTTACTGCACCAAGTAAACTGTCAACATGTGACACCTATGAAAAGCAACACACGACAAGGGCAAGTTGAGTCATTttagaaaatacaacaaatttGCAAAATCTGATCTCAGATTGAGATGGATCGAGAAAGCATTTATTTGTAGgcataataatatatttgaaatgttgaaaataaatgaataggtGTTAATGTACAACAACAAACGTGCATTTATATAGTGTGAAAagatatttactttattcaGTATCATTTTCTGCTAACAAATCTCGCTTAAAACAAGGAAAACACAGGATGAAGAGGTCCAAGAGGAGTATTTACATATATCAGAAAAGAGCAGGACAGCTACATTACAAATCGTGTTATATATTAAGAGAAGGCCAACTAAAGCAGCAAATCTAACCATGCTTTGACTTTGTATTTCATCCGATTTGAATAAATCAATACttggacatttaaaaaataacataGTAAGCTCGTTTTAAAATCTGGTGGGCTCAGTAACATTGGGTCTACTAGGTAGGGGCTAATTTAGCTTGCTAAACCTTTTAATAAGACCCAAATTATTAAGAAATGATCCCTACTGTCATGCCTGACCTTAGCTGCTAACACTGCATTCAGCTATAAACAGTTAGCACTCCGCTATTAGCATTAGCCAGGCCAACATGTTTTAACGCAACTCACGCTTCCAAAGCTATTTTGAGGACTGGCATCCAGCCAAGCTGGTAGACGTCATACCTAAAGTGTCTTTTTGTGTGCTCGCAGAGACTAAATGTTCAGTGGTGAATTTGTCTTGGTCGTTAAATCAAAACAAGCAAACGCCTCTTGAAAGACACAACCCGCTTCCggttcatgctaagtgctgactgaatatcttcttcttctcgggCTTCTTATCTGGCAGCCGGTAGGAGATACAAACACTGAGCTATCGCCACCGCgtggacaggaggaggaaataATAACTTTTCATATGCTGTTTTGGAATGGAAATTGTGTGCATGGATCCAAATCTATAAAATCTGAACAGTCCTTTAACTTAAGTGTTGCAGACTAATCAAGCCCTTTAAACCATTGTTAGCTGATAGTGAGTCGCTGCACACCAGCTGCCACCAGTGTTGCACACTATGGCACTGTATTCATTTTTCTAACCACTTAATCCGAAATCCTGGTTGTGggctctgctggagcctatcccagcagtccacggccgaggtacaccctggacaagtcaccagtttatcgcagggccacaaATAGACAGagaatcattcacgcacacgctcacacctaTGGAAAATTTAGGGTAACCAATTCACTTAAGTTGCAAgtttttggaagtgggaggaacccggagaacccggagacaagatggaaaacacacaaactccttacagaaaggcctcaagttgGATTTGACctatgaccttcttgctgtgaggcaacagcgcaacccgcTGCGCCATCATGCTGCCGTATTGTAATATGTTCAAGAAATTTGCTGGACTTTTATATAGCGCTATCCATAAATGGACTATAAGGCTGAGGTGCTCATTTAACAATTATAATTATACTTCCATTTTCCGTTCTTGACCTAATTAAAGACATTAATTTTGTTGTCTATTCAGTGTCTTATCTCCATTCACTCTACAGCAGCTACACATCTCATAACATTCAAGTGtcttttcatatttattataattattacatgTTCCTTCTATTTTAATTGAGAGTCAAAATACAGCTTCATGAAAACTAGACAAATGTACAAAAGCCATTTCTGAGGATCTAAATTGTGCTGAACAAGAACAAAAGCCTTGAGCCTCCGTCCTGTAACATTAATCTGACAGATAGGCCAAGCCTATATAATAATGGTACACTATGAGGCCAACAATACCTCTACAGCTCATACATTTGTGTAGCATAGCAAGTTGTTATTTCACAATCTACAATAATTTATTCAATTTCAGTTGTGTGGCAAAAGCTTAAAGGCAAAACTCACATTCTTGATTTGAAGACGACTCTAACAGCAAATACATGTCCGAGGGTTTGTGTAAAATATGCTacagaaacattttatataGTGTATCAAACACACACCCTGTCAAACATCGTGCTCACACGAGAACTGAAAATGATAACAATAACATCAAATGACCCATATTTGATCAGTAGATTAGCTAATTAGTATTTCGCATTTAAATTTTCCCAGATCCATTTCAGAGGTTAATTAAAGTGCTTCCCTTTTAAAAAGACACcataaattgtaaataaatctaaatattaCACGATAGATTACCACAGAAAGACTAGTTGTGTTTAATACTACTAGAAATAATCCTCTCAAgcagtatgccccccccccccccccaagaactGCATCCAATTGATTGGATAGCATATATTTTCCTCAATCACTTGATAACAGTGTTACTACTACTAGAGCCGAGGCCATTGAGCAGCTCATATTAACTGTAACAGCAGGGTTCCAGTCTCATAAACATTCCATTACGCTTGTTCCTTCCCTTCTACATTGCCGAGCAAACGCTACTTCAAAGTGGAAGAACGTCCTTCATGATTTCACGTGAAAATGATTTGATAAGCACACAATCTCAACCAGGAGTATGAATCCTCGCCATGGCGCGCTTCATCCAGTCCCTAGCAAGAGCGTAGCGCGTCACAATCTGCCGCACATGCGCTTCTTCCTCACGCTTCAGGATTAGCAGAAAGTTGCGCAACTCCGGGAAACTAAATGCATCCCACTGTCGAAAAGAGagatttcaaaaataaaactattggACATACTGAgaatattattgtttttttccagtttaTGGTCAAACGTCTATTGCTTGAATTAATCATCAGAGACAAATGCAAACTTACATTTACATCCCCCGTCTCATTCTCTTTTAAAACCAGACTCCAGGCTTTCTCACTGGGGCCAGCACATAAGCGCAGGAAGAGGGGACGCTCATCAATGGACAGTTTGCGCATGCACACTAAAGGAAACAAATTTCAACCCTTGAGAATTTAAATCTAGACTCAATTTTATCTTAAAGCTGGAAACCTAGAAAAAGTCTACCTTGACTTTGTCTCTCGATGCGTTCAAACAGGGCGAACTTGGCTGGGTTGTCCACCACAGTGAACTTGTTGAGCAATGCCTCAATGACTTCGAGTACACAAGTTTGGGAGCTTATGTGGAGATGCTTGACGGTATCTTTGGGAAGGTAGAAAGATGTCCGCCGTCTCATCCGTCTGTCCACCTGGTCTTCCTCCTGTGTAGGACACAGGCTCTggcggggagggagggagatggGACGTGCCAACTGAAAATGGACCTTGATGAAACCGGTGTAGGACCCGTCTTTATTCTGCAAGACAGACATGTTTGTATTGTAAGAAACTGTTTCTGAAAATTATTGTCTAAACATAAACGTCAAATACAATTgaagtattttaattttaatgaatgTTCATGTGTGACTCACAGCCACCATGCAGAGGTTGCTGTCAGTTTGGGCGTTATATTCCATGACCTTGTGTTGAATCTCACTGGCAGTCATCTCCTGTTTGCACAAGTCGACCTGCTCATCCTGACAAAAGAAAGGATCAGCAGGTAAAACACAGCAAACGGGCCGAATAAGGGAATCGTAAGGGGATCTCACAAAGATGCGTGAAGGACAGAATATTTCCAGGCAGATCAGCTCAAATTATCCgagttattgtttatttatgtttatgtttcgGCACATATTTCAAAACATTTTAAGTTTTTGtaatacataaataatcatCATAACTCCagcttcttctttaaaaaaa is from Brachionichthys hirsutus isolate HB-005 chromosome 8, CSIRO-AGI_Bhir_v1, whole genome shotgun sequence and encodes:
- the rassf1 gene encoding ras association domain-containing protein 1 produces the protein MSKCELIELKDLGVNDAIELAARAARTNISPVNPGQPSQLRAVRMVGGNVSIETAKGHDLRPYNHTHLTWCDLCGEFIWGLSRQSLRCSNCSYTCHYRCQAFIQLDCSTDGSVLTDQNEFRIDSIEQDTNVDEQVDLCKQEMTASEIQHKVMEYNAQTDSNLCMVANKDGSYTGFIKVHFQLARPISLPPRQSLCPTQEEDQVDRRMRRRTSFYLPKDTVKHLHISSQTCVLEVIEALLNKFTVVDNPAKFALFERIERQSQVCMRKLSIDERPLFLRLCAGPSEKAWSLVLKENETGDVNWDAFSFPELRNFLLILKREEEAHVRQIVTRYALARDWMKRAMARIHTPG
- the tusc2b gene encoding tumor suppressor 2, mitochondrial calcium regulator b produces the protein MGGSGSKTRGFWPFSGSGSTDDPTKDGVEQTLERGRSFPSATPFVFTRQSSLYFDEDGDLAHEFYEETIVTKNGRKKAKLKRIHKNLTPQGILKLDHPCIHVDFPVVLCET